A stretch of the Saprospiraceae bacterium genome encodes the following:
- a CDS encoding OmpA family protein translates to MATKFYHVLLLILWANFTFGQQHDTIPDRQDNSLISTSDTTGTNDGLTKVTKSKIVLGNSNEADWKSGKAKYPPKPKHMWELGLGGGHYFIHGDVDPKIPGYGLSLHLRRAINYSFSFRVDFFYGTAFGLEPQPYTKALEVETSVFQGYGSQNAWFPAYKTQYFYGAIEGILNIGNILFHKDRNKWNSYLILGAGLDHNNTKLDLRDENGNVYTNLISLSEYSDAAFNTRQGRIDIKKKLRGLYDGDYETPAFKKKGIFRLNDKTNIHPIFIGGAGISRKINRRINIALEHQVHFSDNDYLDGIIYRSDVDQTTQNDYQHYTNLRLNINLGKFKKRKEPLYWLNPLDAAFTDIADLKRRPIFDPKDTDQDGVIDLLDQENETPAGAPVDPKGIALDSDNDGIPDHKDAEPFSPPGFQVNDKGIAQVPVVQPGMSEDDVKRILDNRLGVPPGTFDSTGGKGLLSNIEWFLPMIHFKLDEYCIDLKYVPQLASVAHVMQTHPSLKVTVFGHTDIRHSNAYNKVLSYNRANEAIEYLVNTFNIPRTRFKLMYGGEETPLGGHNKNYNVNRRVEFRISQADDTEMPMPDGPKAGACHKSWSRKAAPESKEATQKK, encoded by the coding sequence ATGGCTACAAAATTCTACCATGTACTCTTGCTTATCTTATGGGCGAATTTTACGTTCGGTCAGCAACATGATACCATTCCAGATAGACAGGACAACAGTCTGATCTCTACCTCTGATACGACAGGTACCAATGATGGCTTAACGAAAGTTACAAAATCTAAGATCGTATTGGGTAACAGCAATGAAGCTGACTGGAAATCCGGTAAAGCAAAATATCCGCCAAAACCTAAACATATGTGGGAATTAGGCCTTGGAGGAGGGCATTACTTTATTCATGGTGACGTGGATCCTAAAATTCCGGGTTATGGTTTATCCCTTCACTTGAGAAGAGCAATCAATTATTCATTTTCATTCAGAGTAGATTTCTTTTATGGAACAGCGTTTGGATTAGAGCCACAACCGTATACCAAAGCACTTGAAGTTGAAACATCCGTTTTTCAAGGCTATGGTTCGCAGAATGCCTGGTTTCCTGCTTACAAAACCCAATATTTCTACGGAGCCATTGAAGGCATTCTTAACATTGGAAATATCCTGTTTCACAAAGACCGCAACAAATGGAATAGCTATTTGATTTTAGGAGCTGGTCTTGACCATAACAATACAAAATTAGATTTAAGAGATGAGAATGGCAATGTATATACCAATCTGATTTCTTTAAGCGAATATTCGGATGCTGCATTTAACACAAGGCAGGGTAGAATAGATATCAAAAAGAAATTAAGAGGACTTTATGACGGTGATTATGAAACACCAGCCTTTAAGAAAAAGGGAATTTTCCGTTTGAATGATAAGACCAATATTCATCCGATTTTTATTGGAGGTGCAGGGATTTCAAGAAAGATCAACCGGAGAATTAATATCGCATTAGAGCATCAGGTCCATTTTTCGGATAACGATTATTTGGATGGGATCATTTACCGAAGCGATGTCGATCAGACAACCCAAAATGATTATCAGCACTATACCAATTTGAGATTAAATATCAATTTGGGTAAATTTAAAAAGCGGAAAGAACCTCTATATTGGTTAAACCCATTGGATGCTGCATTTACTGATATTGCTGATTTAAAACGCAGACCCATCTTTGATCCAAAAGATACAGACCAGGATGGAGTCATTGATTTGTTGGATCAAGAAAACGAAACGCCCGCCGGTGCGCCTGTAGATCCTAAAGGAATCGCATTGGATAGCGACAATGACGGGATTCCGGATCATAAAGATGCAGAACCATTTTCTCCACCTGGATTTCAGGTTAATGACAAAGGAATCGCTCAGGTGCCAGTGGTGCAACCTGGAATGTCAGAAGATGACGTAAAGCGTATTTTAGATAATCGTTTGGGTGTTCCACCGGGAACCTTTGACAGTACCGGAGGTAAAGGATTATTAAGCAACATTGAATGGTTTTTACCTATGATCCATTTTAAATTGGATGAATACTGTATCGATTTAAAATATGTTCCGCAATTGGCCAGCGTTGCGCATGTAATGCAAACACATCCTTCATTGAAAGTAACAGTTTTTGGACATACGGATATCCGTCATTCAAATGCTTATAACAAAGTACTTTCTTACAATCGGGCAAATGAAGCAATTGAATATCTTGTAAATACATTCAACATTCCTCGTACCAGATTTAAATTGATGTATGGAGGTGAAGAAACTCCTCTTGGAGGGCATAACAAAAACTACAATGTTAATCGTCGGGTTGAATTCAGAATCAGTCAAGCAGACGATACTGAAATGCCTATGCCAGATGGTCCAAAGGCTGGAGCCTGTCATAAATCATGGAGTCGAAAAGCAGCTCCAGAATCAAAAGAGGCAACCCAAAAGAAATAA
- a CDS encoding amidohydrolase, producing the protein MDSRIDIIKNYVSTIQTQLIELRRDLHAHPELSFQESNTSLKIQSILNQLEIPHTIGWCKHGIVGELQGNKTSDRVVALRADMDALPIHEKNQCSYKSKNEGVMHACGHDVHMTCLIGALRILNHNKDLWAGTVKFIFQPAEEKLPGGASILIEEGVLNQPVPDLIIGQHVQPGMEVGKIGIGPGAFMASCDEIYITVKGKGGHAAQAHMCIDPIVIAAQLILALQAFMNREKPANQASVLSIGTFQTNSEATNIIPDEVKLSGTFRALDENWRKFAHQRIKDLAFSICKAFNATCDIDIQIGYPCLINNPELTEQLIQIGTDYLGPAQVERLESRLTSEDFAYYSRKIPAVFYRLGVGQVPGVHRSDFDIDESAIAYGAGTMAYLAMSL; encoded by the coding sequence ATGGATTCCAGGATTGACATCATAAAAAACTATGTTTCGACCATTCAAACACAATTGATTGAATTGCGAAGAGATTTGCATGCACATCCTGAATTGTCGTTTCAAGAATCAAATACCTCTCTCAAAATTCAGTCTATCTTAAATCAGCTGGAAATCCCGCATACAATTGGTTGGTGTAAACATGGCATTGTCGGTGAACTACAAGGCAACAAAACATCAGATCGGGTGGTGGCTTTACGCGCTGATATGGACGCATTGCCAATTCATGAAAAAAATCAATGTTCCTATAAATCAAAGAATGAAGGGGTGATGCATGCATGCGGTCATGATGTACACATGACTTGTTTGATTGGGGCACTCAGAATTCTCAATCACAACAAAGACCTGTGGGCCGGAACAGTAAAATTTATTTTTCAACCAGCAGAAGAGAAGTTACCAGGTGGCGCTTCGATACTGATAGAAGAAGGCGTTTTAAATCAACCGGTTCCGGACTTAATTATCGGTCAACATGTGCAGCCGGGAATGGAAGTTGGAAAGATTGGAATTGGACCCGGCGCTTTTATGGCATCCTGTGATGAAATTTATATTACAGTTAAAGGAAAAGGAGGACATGCTGCACAAGCACATATGTGTATTGATCCCATCGTCATTGCGGCTCAACTCATTTTAGCCTTGCAAGCTTTTATGAATCGGGAAAAACCCGCCAACCAAGCATCCGTGCTGAGCATTGGAACCTTCCAAACCAACAGCGAAGCAACGAATATCATACCCGATGAAGTCAAACTATCCGGTACTTTTCGCGCATTAGATGAAAATTGGAGAAAATTTGCACACCAGCGAATCAAGGACTTAGCTTTTTCAATTTGTAAAGCTTTTAATGCAACCTGCGATATAGACATTCAGATTGGATATCCCTGTTTAATCAACAATCCGGAGCTAACCGAACAATTAATTCAAATTGGAACCGACTATTTAGGTCCAGCTCAAGTTGAACGATTGGAGTCCCGATTGACCTCTGAAGATTTTGCGTATTACTCCCGAAAGATACCGGCAGTTTTTTACAGACTGGGAGTAGGGCAGGTACCGGGTGTCCATCGGTCTGATTTTGACATCGATGAGTCTGCAATCGCCTATGGTGCGGGAACCATGGCCTACCTGGCAATGAGTCTTTAA
- the murF gene encoding UDP-N-acetylmuramoyl-tripeptide--D-alanyl-D-alanine ligase: protein MQYPESYRRFLEQDGKVFTDTRKPLKGGIFIALSGPNHNGNSYALQALEQGAAYAIVDQFVSQDPGLIRVENTLKELQEMARIHRRRFKTKIIAITGTNGKTTTKELCHSVFLRAYQTQATEGNLNNHIGVPLTLLKLKEDTEFLILEMGANHPGDINELCAIAEPDSGLITNIGKAHLEGFGSFEGVLRTKLELFDYLKAHGGLRFCSMFSDPLRKYASTESDVIAFGPHQDACEFSGRLIKSFPEIALEFYNKQESFLIDSHLFGEYNFQNIVAASCLASYYDVPPASIQKGIAAYVPNNMRSQVIKHNSNTIILDAYNANPSSMIQAVKAFEQMDFKNKWIVLGEMAELGNYSEGEHEDLKNQVLDKAFQKRIFIGTRYRLDGIKLPDMHFEDEASCKAWLGMNWPVDTAILIKGSRAAGLERLLQ, encoded by the coding sequence ATGCAATATCCTGAATCATACCGGCGGTTTCTCGAGCAAGATGGCAAGGTGTTTACAGACACGCGAAAACCTTTGAAGGGTGGTATTTTTATTGCCTTGAGTGGCCCCAACCACAATGGCAACAGTTATGCCTTGCAGGCATTGGAACAAGGTGCAGCCTATGCAATTGTAGATCAATTTGTTTCTCAGGATCCTGGATTGATTCGTGTCGAAAACACCTTAAAGGAATTGCAGGAAATGGCCAGGATTCATAGAAGAAGATTTAAAACAAAAATTATTGCAATTACGGGCACCAACGGGAAAACAACGACGAAGGAATTGTGCCATTCAGTTTTTTTGAGAGCATACCAAACGCAAGCAACGGAAGGAAATTTAAATAACCATATAGGGGTCCCATTAACGCTTTTAAAACTAAAGGAAGACACAGAATTTTTAATTCTGGAAATGGGGGCCAATCATCCAGGAGACATCAACGAATTATGTGCGATTGCCGAACCGGATAGCGGCTTGATTACTAATATAGGTAAAGCCCATTTGGAAGGATTTGGAAGCTTTGAGGGGGTACTAAGAACCAAGCTTGAATTGTTTGATTACCTTAAGGCTCATGGAGGTCTGCGCTTTTGTAGTATGTTTTCTGATCCTTTAAGAAAATATGCAAGCACTGAATCCGATGTAATTGCATTTGGACCACATCAGGATGCATGTGAATTTTCAGGCAGATTGATCAAATCATTTCCTGAAATTGCATTGGAATTTTACAATAAACAAGAATCATTTTTAATCGACTCCCATTTGTTTGGAGAATACAATTTCCAAAATATAGTTGCTGCTTCTTGCCTGGCAAGCTACTACGATGTCCCTCCAGCATCCATTCAAAAGGGGATAGCCGCTTATGTCCCCAACAACATGCGCTCGCAGGTTATTAAACACAATTCCAATACCATCATACTCGATGCATACAATGCAAACCCAAGTTCTATGATCCAGGCAGTCAAAGCCTTCGAACAGATGGATTTTAAAAACAAATGGATTGTGTTGGGTGAGATGGCCGAACTGGGAAACTATTCAGAGGGTGAACATGAGGACTTAAAGAATCAGGTTTTGGATAAAGCGTTTCAAAAACGGATTTTTATTGGAACCCGTTATCGTTTGGATGGAATTAAATTACCAGACATGCATTTTGAAGATGAAGCGTCTTGTAAAGCCTGGTTGGGTATGAATTGGCCGGTAGATACGGCAATTTTGATAAAAGGCTCTCGTGCAGCCGGATTAGAGCGATTGCTCCAATAG
- a CDS encoding glycosyltransferase — translation MNLSILIVNYNVRHFLEQCLTSVEKAIRNVDAEIIVVDNASVDDSLDMLRKQFPKVKVIASKINLGFAKANNLAASHAQGEYILALNPDTVVEEDCFTKCLQFFKSHPKAGGLGVRMIDGSGKFLPESKRGFPGFWAAFCKMTGIYKLFPSSALFNQYYQGHLLEHESNKVPVLSGAFMMLPKTVWDQVNGFDEDYFMYGEDIDLSYKIEQNGYDNYYCADTSIIHYKGESTSKGSLNYVIAFYKAMIIFARKHFNKSNRWALVTMLTMILGTKAFITLIKNYLATIQVVLLDATVLSVGFYLIRHYWAKYYHGDIHYFNSPAILVNTALFVLIWIACFYFQGVYEKKYALKDLLIAAIWGFILNLSLYALFPEDWRASRMLLVLSFLWVILYAVLSRLVFNRLIRKSWMIGTAKAKHVLVIGDVQELEKVKFLMQKTEHTDQFQLISVEQLSQMGTEQWKDYIRIHGIQELVFCQSKMEWKHILSFMSNMKDLINYKIMTASGSGIISSPSKNNQGEILSLELEYNLSKPVYLRQKRLFDIWFSIMLMIFSWMVIFIFKNKRQFLKNISSVILGKRTWVSYQQSPEPLDNLPVIKPGILVPIHNNERIVIKELEAQLLSMYAWNYSVWNDLDICLRNFHKLDQH, via the coding sequence GTGAACTTAAGTATCCTCATTGTAAACTATAATGTTCGACATTTTTTAGAACAATGTTTGACTTCGGTTGAGAAAGCCATCCGTAATGTCGATGCAGAAATTATTGTAGTAGACAATGCAAGTGTCGATGATTCTTTGGATATGTTGAGAAAGCAGTTTCCTAAAGTTAAAGTCATTGCTTCAAAAATAAATTTAGGATTTGCTAAGGCCAATAATTTAGCAGCAAGTCATGCACAGGGTGAATATATCCTTGCGTTAAATCCGGATACGGTTGTCGAAGAAGATTGCTTTACCAAATGTCTTCAATTTTTTAAGTCGCATCCTAAAGCAGGTGGACTTGGAGTACGGATGATCGATGGTTCTGGAAAATTTTTACCTGAATCCAAAAGAGGATTCCCAGGGTTTTGGGCAGCATTTTGCAAGATGACTGGAATTTATAAATTGTTTCCGTCAAGCGCGCTCTTTAATCAATATTACCAAGGGCATTTATTGGAACATGAATCAAACAAGGTACCCGTTTTATCTGGTGCATTTATGATGTTACCAAAAACTGTTTGGGATCAGGTTAATGGTTTTGATGAAGATTATTTTATGTATGGTGAAGACATTGATTTATCATATAAAATCGAACAAAACGGTTACGACAATTATTATTGCGCAGATACTAGCATCATTCATTATAAAGGAGAAAGTACCAGCAAAGGAAGCTTGAATTATGTGATTGCATTTTATAAAGCCATGATCATCTTTGCCAGGAAACATTTTAATAAATCCAATCGGTGGGCCCTTGTAACTATGCTTACCATGATCTTAGGAACCAAAGCATTTATTACGCTTATTAAAAATTATCTTGCTACAATTCAGGTAGTTTTATTAGATGCTACCGTATTAAGTGTTGGCTTTTATCTGATTCGACATTATTGGGCAAAATACTATCATGGCGATATTCATTATTTTAATAGTCCGGCAATACTTGTAAATACAGCCTTGTTTGTTTTGATTTGGATTGCTTGTTTTTATTTTCAGGGTGTTTATGAAAAGAAATATGCTTTAAAGGATTTATTAATTGCTGCAATTTGGGGATTTATCCTTAACCTGAGCCTGTATGCCTTATTTCCTGAAGACTGGCGCGCATCCAGAATGTTGTTGGTCTTGTCGTTCTTATGGGTTATTTTGTATGCAGTATTGAGCCGCTTGGTCTTCAACAGGCTCATAAGAAAATCCTGGATGATTGGAACCGCAAAAGCAAAACATGTCTTGGTAATAGGGGATGTTCAGGAATTAGAGAAAGTAAAATTTCTGATGCAAAAGACAGAACATACAGATCAGTTTCAATTAATTTCTGTTGAACAGCTATCGCAAATGGGAACAGAGCAATGGAAAGATTATATTCGAATTCATGGAATTCAAGAACTGGTTTTTTGTCAAAGTAAAATGGAGTGGAAGCACATCTTATCTTTTATGTCGAACATGAAGGATTTGATTAATTACAAAATCATGACAGCATCCGGATCGGGCATCATAAGCAGTCCTTCAAAAAACAATCAAGGTGAAATTTTATCTTTGGAATTGGAGTACAATTTATCTAAACCCGTTTATTTGAGACAAAAACGTTTGTTCGATATTTGGTTTTCAATTATGTTGATGATATTTTCCTGGATGGTTATTTTTATTTTTAAAAACAAAAGACAATTTTTAAAAAATATAAGTTCGGTAATTTTAGGAAAGCGAACCTGGGTGTCATACCAACAAAGTCCTGAGCCTTTGGATAATTTGCCGGTGATTAAACCCGGTATCTTAGTGCCTATCCATAACAATGAGCGCATTGTGATCAAAGAATTAGAGGCACAATTATTGAGTATGTATGCATGGAATTACTCAGTTTGGAACGATCTCGATATTTGTTTGCGTAATTTTCATAAATTAGATCAACATTAA
- a CDS encoding amino acid dehydrogenase — protein sequence MINFLQDYLNKPAEIVFEWNDPQSEAKAWLVINSLTGGAAGGGTRMRKGLTRREVEDLAKTMEIKFKVCGPSIGGAKSGIDFDPQDPRKEEVLQRWFTAIKPLLSNYYGTAGDLNIDERKEVRPFLLDMGINHPQFGVLEGHFHYPDHTKNEVLEQLKKGCALLVKSEKFNPAKEAALYSTIDLITGYGVFQSIVAFYKIFRQQTVSGKRVAIQGWGNVGAAAGWYLSQAGARLVLIQDKEGFIVNNQGFDQESVSDFMNQKINHTIQSDQKRPSSELDQELEKLQIDLFIPAAASKLVAESSYDLMKRNGLELIACGANVPFKEEGLLFGPLTEKIDRELALIPDFIANCGVARLFAYLMQKGVEISEEAIFQDIENTMHAAISQLYKQTQQAVKLSENALRYYAKN from the coding sequence ATGATCAATTTTCTTCAAGATTATTTAAACAAACCCGCTGAAATTGTTTTCGAATGGAATGATCCGCAATCAGAGGCAAAGGCTTGGTTGGTAATTAACAGTTTGACCGGTGGAGCGGCTGGTGGGGGCACCCGTATGCGAAAAGGATTAACCCGCAGAGAGGTTGAAGACCTGGCAAAAACCATGGAAATTAAGTTTAAAGTGTGTGGTCCATCCATCGGAGGCGCTAAATCAGGAATTGATTTCGATCCTCAGGACCCCCGGAAAGAAGAGGTATTGCAACGATGGTTTACCGCTATTAAGCCCTTATTGTCTAATTATTACGGTACTGCCGGAGATCTCAACATTGATGAGCGAAAGGAAGTGAGGCCTTTTCTGTTGGACATGGGCATCAACCATCCACAATTTGGCGTATTGGAAGGACATTTTCATTATCCGGATCATACCAAAAATGAAGTGTTAGAGCAATTGAAAAAAGGCTGTGCCTTGTTGGTGAAATCTGAAAAATTCAACCCCGCTAAAGAAGCTGCCCTCTATTCAACCATTGACTTAATCACCGGTTACGGGGTATTTCAATCCATCGTAGCATTCTATAAAATATTTAGACAGCAAACGGTAAGCGGCAAACGGGTTGCTATTCAAGGGTGGGGAAATGTAGGTGCAGCTGCTGGTTGGTATTTATCACAGGCCGGTGCCAGGTTAGTCCTCATTCAGGATAAGGAAGGATTTATAGTAAACAACCAAGGTTTTGACCAGGAATCTGTCAGCGATTTTATGAATCAAAAAATCAACCACACCATTCAATCAGATCAAAAAAGACCTTCATCAGAATTAGATCAGGAATTAGAAAAACTCCAAATTGACCTCTTTATTCCAGCAGCTGCTTCGAAATTGGTCGCTGAATCCAGCTATGATTTGATGAAGCGAAATGGCCTGGAACTCATCGCCTGCGGAGCAAACGTCCCGTTTAAAGAAGAAGGCTTATTATTTGGGCCCCTGACAGAAAAAATCGACCGCGAGCTCGCTTTGATTCCAGACTTTATCGCCAATTGTGGGGTTGCCAGGTTGTTCGCCTATTTAATGCAAAAAGGCGTCGAAATCAGTGAAGAAGCTATTTTTCAGGACATTGAAAATACTATGCATGCTGCAATCTCCCAACTTTATAAGCAAACGCAACAAGCAGTAAAGTTGTCAGAAAACGCCCTGCGTTATTATGCTAAAAATTAA
- the recR gene encoding recombination protein RecR, protein MNSISKIVDEAVAAFSTLPGIGKKSALRMVLHLAQQDKKKLEDLYVAVKNMSEKLIRCKQCFAYSDSELCTICSDPVRNQQTICVIESIRDLFAIEELQQFRGVYHVLGGLISPIDGMGPENLTIHSLFKRIENQPITELIFAIRPTIEGDTTSYYITRHLNNPTLKISMLARGVSFGSELEYADELTLSRSLLNRTPYIISE, encoded by the coding sequence ATGAATTCAATCTCGAAAATTGTGGATGAGGCTGTAGCCGCATTCAGTACCCTGCCCGGAATTGGAAAAAAGTCAGCCCTTCGCATGGTTTTACATCTGGCGCAACAAGACAAAAAAAAGCTGGAAGATTTGTATGTAGCGGTAAAGAATATGTCGGAAAAACTGATTCGCTGTAAACAATGTTTTGCCTATTCGGATTCAGAATTATGTACGATTTGTAGCGATCCGGTTCGAAATCAACAGACCATTTGTGTAATTGAATCGATACGGGATTTATTTGCTATTGAAGAATTGCAACAATTCAGAGGCGTTTATCACGTTTTAGGAGGATTAATTTCTCCAATTGATGGTATGGGACCTGAAAATTTAACGATACATTCTTTGTTTAAGCGAATTGAAAATCAACCCATCACTGAATTGATCTTTGCAATACGACCGACGATTGAAGGGGATACCACTTCCTACTACATTACCAGACACCTAAACAATCCAACATTGAAAATTAGTATGCTTGCCCGGGGTGTTTCATTTGGGTCGGAATTAGAATATGCCGATGAACTTACTTTAAGTCGTTCGTTACTCAATCGCACGCCCTATATTATTAGTGAATAA
- a CDS encoding 2-oxo acid dehydrogenase subunit E2: MAIAIKMPRLSDTMQEGFIKTWNKKVGDTVKPGDILAEVETDKATMDLEAYQDGVLLHIAVNEGAVPVDGIIAIIGQKGENFDDLLGGSKQVSSEPQAASKSPEPQAAVAPAESQTMPPEPTDTRIKASPLAKSLAKEKGLSLEHLSGSGEQGRIVKRDVENLANQVAKPGLSTSYVAPAQQGDREVINSQMRKTIARRLSESKFTAPHFYLTTEVDMDACVEARNQLNAVSPQKISYNDLIVKACAIALRSNLAVNVSWTNDKMIYHNDIHIGIAVAIEDGLVVPVVRNTDQKTLTHIKDEIQDKATRAKERKLNLDEMQGNTFTISNLGMFDIEHFTAIINPPDACILAIGSIQKKAAVKNDNLVISNRMKMTLSCDHRAVDGASGAKFLQSLKTILENPISMLL, encoded by the coding sequence ATGGCTATTGCAATAAAGATGCCCCGACTTTCTGATACCATGCAAGAAGGATTTATTAAAACATGGAATAAAAAAGTCGGAGACACCGTAAAACCAGGTGATATTTTGGCAGAAGTGGAAACTGATAAAGCCACTATGGATCTGGAAGCCTATCAGGATGGTGTATTGTTGCACATTGCAGTGAATGAAGGGGCGGTACCCGTTGATGGAATCATTGCTATTATTGGACAAAAAGGAGAAAACTTTGATGATCTCCTTGGGGGCTCGAAACAAGTTTCCAGCGAACCTCAGGCGGCTTCCAAATCACCGGAACCTCAAGCAGCTGTAGCACCTGCTGAAAGCCAGACAATGCCCCCAGAACCTACAGATACCCGAATTAAAGCATCTCCACTGGCAAAATCATTGGCCAAAGAGAAAGGCCTTAGTCTGGAACATCTAAGTGGTTCTGGCGAACAAGGTCGCATCGTCAAAAGAGATGTAGAAAATTTGGCAAACCAAGTCGCTAAACCTGGTCTCTCCACATCCTACGTAGCACCAGCTCAACAAGGCGACCGGGAAGTTATAAATAGCCAAATGAGGAAAACGATCGCAAGACGACTTTCAGAAAGCAAATTTACTGCTCCTCATTTTTATTTAACCACTGAAGTCGATATGGATGCTTGTGTTGAAGCTCGCAATCAATTAAATGCAGTTTCTCCTCAAAAAATATCTTACAACGACTTAATTGTAAAAGCATGTGCGATTGCATTACGCTCCAATTTAGCTGTAAATGTTTCCTGGACGAATGATAAAATGATTTACCATAACGACATCCATATTGGAATTGCAGTTGCTATTGAAGATGGATTGGTAGTGCCTGTTGTCCGTAATACAGATCAAAAAACATTGACCCACATTAAGGATGAAATTCAAGACAAAGCAACACGTGCTAAAGAACGCAAACTGAACCTGGATGAAATGCAAGGAAACACTTTTACGATTTCTAATTTAGGAATGTTTGACATTGAGCATTTTACCGCTATTATCAATCCACCGGATGCTTGTATTTTAGCAATCGGTTCAATACAAAAGAAAGCTGCTGTAAAAAATGACAATCTGGTAATTTCAAACCGGATGAAGATGACTTTATCCTGCGACCATCGCGCCGTTGATGGAGCAAGTGGTGCTAAATTTTTACAAAGTTTAAAAACTATTTTAGAGAATCCAATCAGCATGCTTTTGTAA
- a CDS encoding sigma-54-dependent Fis family transcriptional regulator yields MARILIVDDEQAIRRALKDILILEKYEVEEAIDGLDCLVKLKQKEFDVIILDIKMPKMDGMEALDKIQLLVPDTPVVMISGHATIDTAVEAVKKGAFDFISKPPDLNRLLITIRNAIDKSSLITEKKVLQKKVSKIKIQEIVGESKQIMKVRETIDLVGPTEARVLVTGPNGTGKELVARWIHEKSNRNTGSIVEVNCAAIPSELIESELFGHEKGSFTSAIKQRLGKFELANGGTLFLDEVGDMSLSAQAKVLRALQENKITRVGGDKEISVDVRVIAATNKDLREEIARGRFREDLYHRLAVIIIEVPSLNDRKDDIPVLVDHFVEHICYEYGMPVRKVDDAAIEELQKYNWTGNIRELRNVIERLIILSKTKITRKDVLDFVIPASQRNYRYKELFEQFDNFQELNDFIKREFTAFKTPV; encoded by the coding sequence ATGGCGAGAATCCTTATTGTAGACGACGAACAGGCAATCCGAAGAGCGCTTAAGGATATATTAATCCTTGAGAAGTATGAGGTTGAAGAAGCGATTGATGGCTTAGACTGTCTCGTAAAGCTTAAACAAAAGGAGTTTGATGTAATCATCCTGGATATTAAAATGCCCAAGATGGATGGAATGGAAGCCCTTGATAAAATCCAGCTTCTGGTTCCAGATACCCCTGTAGTTATGATCAGTGGACATGCTACTATTGACACAGCGGTAGAAGCAGTAAAGAAAGGTGCATTTGATTTTATTTCTAAACCACCCGACTTAAATCGCCTGTTAATTACGATTCGCAATGCCATTGATAAGTCCTCTTTGATCACAGAAAAGAAGGTTTTACAGAAAAAGGTATCAAAGATTAAAATTCAGGAAATCGTTGGAGAATCCAAACAAATCATGAAAGTTCGAGAAACCATTGATTTAGTTGGACCCACAGAAGCCAGAGTTTTAGTAACGGGCCCTAATGGTACCGGTAAAGAGTTGGTTGCAAGATGGATTCATGAGAAAAGCAATCGGAATACGGGAAGCATTGTAGAAGTTAACTGTGCTGCCATTCCGTCTGAATTAATAGAAAGCGAGTTATTTGGTCACGAGAAAGGTTCGTTTACTTCAGCGATTAAACAACGACTGGGTAAATTTGAATTAGCCAATGGGGGAACCTTGTTTTTAGATGAAGTAGGGGATATGAGTCTATCTGCTCAAGCGAAAGTGTTGCGCGCCCTTCAGGAAAACAAAATTACCCGTGTTGGAGGCGATAAAGAAATTTCTGTAGATGTGCGGGTAATTGCCGCAACCAATAAAGATCTTCGGGAAGAAATTGCAAGAGGCCGGTTTCGGGAAGATTTGTACCATCGATTAGCTGTAATAATAATAGAAGTACCATCATTAAATGATCGTAAAGACGATATCCCTGTTTTGGTTGATCATTTTGTAGAACATATTTGTTATGAATACGGAATGCCTGTCAGGAAAGTAGATGATGCCGCAATTGAAGAATTACAAAAATACAATTGGACAGGTAACATCCGGGAATTGCGAAATGTCATTGAGCGATTGATCATTTTATCAAAAACTAAAATTACACGCAAGGATGTATTGGATTTTGTAATTCCTGCTAGCCAGCGAAATTATCGATACAAAGAGCTGTTTGAACAATTTGATAATTTCCAGGAATTAAACGATTTTATAAAAAGAGAATTCACAGCGTTTAAAACGCCAGTTTAA